One part of the Ziziphus jujuba cultivar Dongzao chromosome 2, ASM3175591v1 genome encodes these proteins:
- the LOC132800695 gene encoding disease resistance protein TAO1-like, with amino-acid sequence MASRKLFFPRLERLTINDCPNLKGWWKRNGPTGLTPTTSMIHQNQNEPFFPCLSHLNISGCPNLIFMPLFPNIESSKLCKIGFIPFQQTAVPMKSIFSSCSSPNPFTPIRLPRLQYLELEDLEDIEHTLLSVLSFLNIENYCKLDNLPKEIANLSSLKFLFVGDCPNLTSLPKGIGNLSALNSLYIWRCSNLSSLPQEIANLSSLTELRIERCTKLESLPEGMHSLNSLSKLDISECPSLESLPEGISNVSSLITLSIKACCKLVSLPEGMHGLTSLKDLDIKECPSLEALSEGIANLSSLRSLTLESCDKLALLPQGIGNLSSLKSLALQRCDNLATLPQGLHGLTSLDQLNIRECHNLESLSEGIVNLSSLTYLSIEKCHKLAALPQGLHGLTSLTHLYIEECPNLHSLPEGICNLSSLVHLSLERCDKLATLPQELHRRTSLKLHIAKCPLLSQRINDDRIRLCSTCVQDNEKFMRDIQVCSDVIHSLQLLQNVNSTLVVGGNNWWCAIRFEQEYG; translated from the exons ATGGCTTCAAGAAAGTTATTCTTCCCTCGTCTAGAGAGACTTACAATCAATGATTGTCCGAATCTGAAGGGATGGTGGAAGAGGAATGGGCCTACTGGTTTAACACCAACAACATCCATGATACACCAAAACCAAAATGAACCTTTCTTCCCTTGTCTTTCTCATCTAAACATCTCTGGTTGCCCTAACCTAATTTTCATGCCACTGTTTCCAAATATTGAATCTTCAAAACTTTGCAAAATTGGCTTTATACCTTTCCAACAGACCGCAGTGCCAATGAaatctattttttcttcttgttcatctCCCAATCCTTTTACCCCAATCCGTCTTCCCAGGTTGCAATATTTGGAGCTTGAAGATTTGGAAGATATAGAACATACGCTCTTATCTGTACTTAGCTTTCTAAATATTGAGAATTATTGCAAACTGGATAATTTACCAAAGGAGATAGCCAACCTCTCATCGCTAAAGTTCCTCTTCGTTGGTGACTGCCCCAATTTGACATCATTGCCAAAGGGAATAGGCAACCTCTCAGCACTTAACAGTCTTTATATCTGGAGATGCTCCAATCTTTCATCATTGCCGCAAGAGATAGCTAATCTCTCATCACTTACAGAGCTTCGTATTGAAAGGTGTACTAAGTTGGAATCACTGCCAGAAGGGATGCACAGTCTCAACTCTTTATCCAAACTAGACATCTCTGAATGCCCCAGTTTAGAATCATTGCCGGAAGGGATAAGCAATGTCTCATCACTTATAACTCTTTCTATTAAGGCATGTTGTAAGTTGGTATCACTTCCAGAAGGGATGCATGGTCTCACCTCTTTAAAGGATCTCGACATTAAAGAATGTCCTAGTTTGGAAGCATTATCAGAAGGGATAGCCAATCTTTCATCACTTAGAAGTCTTACTCTGGAAAGTTGTGATAAGTTGGCATTATTGCCGCAAGGCATAGGCAATCTCTCGTCACTTAAAAGTCTTGCTTTACAAAGGTGTGATAATTTGGCAACACTGCCACAAGGGCTGCATGGTCTTACCTCTTTGGATCAGCTAAATATTAGAGAATGCCACAATTTAGAATCATTGTCAGAAGGGATAGTTAATCTCTCATCGCTTACATATCTCAGTATTGAAAAATGTCACAAGTTGGCAGCACTGCCACAAGGGCTGCATGGCCTCACCTCCTTAACCCATCTGTACATCGAAGAATGTCCCAATTTACATTCATTGCCAGAAGGGATATGTAATCTCTCATCACTTGTACATCTTAGTCTTGAAAGATGTGATAAGTTGGCAACACTGCCACAAGAGCTGCATCGTCGCACCTCTTTAAAACTACACATTGCAAAATGCCCTCTTTTATCCCAAAGAATCAATGATGATAGAATACGGCTCTGCTCAACTTGTGTACAG GATAATGAGAAGTTTATGCGAGATATACAAGTTTGTTCGGATGTCATACATTCCTTGCAACTATTGCAGAATGTGAATTCAACCTTAGTTGTTGGAGGAAATAATTGGTGGTGTGCTATACGTTTTGAACAAGAATACGGGTGA